From a region of the Pongo abelii isolate AG06213 chromosome 9, NHGRI_mPonAbe1-v2.0_pri, whole genome shotgun sequence genome:
- the APLNR gene encoding apelin receptor (The RefSeq protein has 1 substitution compared to this genomic sequence), with amino-acid sequence MEEGGDFDNYYGADNQSECEYTDWKSSGALIPAIYMLVFLLGTTGNGLFLWTVFRSSREKRRSADVFIASLAVADLTFVVTLPLWATYTYRDYDWPFGTFFCKLSSYLIFVNMYASVFCLTGLSFDRYLAIVRPVASARLRLRVSGAVATAVLWVLAALLAMPVMVLRTTGDLENTTKVQCYMDYSMVATVSSEWAWEVGLGVSSTTVGFVVPFTIMLTCYFFIAQTIAGHFRKERIEGLRKRRRLLSIIVVLVVTFALCWMPYHLVKTLYMLGSLLHWPCDFDLFLMNIFPYCTCISYINSCLNPFLYAFFDPRFRQACTSMLCCGQSRCAGTSHSSSGEKSASYSSGHSQGPGPNMGKGGEQMHEKSIPYSQETLVVD; translated from the coding sequence ATGGAGGAAGGTGGTGATTTTGACAACTACTATGgggcagacaaccagtctgagtGTGAGTACACAGACTGGAAATCCTCGGGGGCCCTCATCCCTGCCATCTACATGTTGGTCTTCCTCCTGGGCACCACGGGCAACGGTCTGGTGCTCTGGACCGTGTTTCGAAGCAGCCGGGAGAAGAGGCGCTCAGCTGATGTCTTCATTGCTAGCCTGGCGGTGGCTGACCTGACCTTCGTGGTGACGCTGCCCCTGTGGGCTACCTACACGTACCGGGACTATGACTGGCCCTTTGGGACCTTCTTCTGCAAGCTCAGCAGCTACCTCATCTTCGTCAACATGTACGCCAGCGTCTTCTGCCTCACTGGCCTCAGCTTCGACCGCTACCTGGCCATCGTGAGGCCAGTGGCCAGTGCTCGGCTGAGGCTGCGGGTCAGCGGGGCCGTGGCCACGGCGGTTCTGTGGGTGCTGGCTGCCCTCCTGGCCATGCCTGTGATGGTGTTACGCACCACCGGGGACCTGGAGAACACCACCAAGGTGCAGTGCTACATGGACTACTCCATGGTGGCCACTGTGAGCTCAGAGTGGGCCTGGGAGGTGGGCCTGGGGGTCTCGTCCACCACCGTGGGCTTTGTGGTGCCCTTCACCATCATGCTGACCTGTTACTTCTTCATCGCCCAAACCATCGCTGGCCACTTCCGCAAGGAACGCATCGAGGGCCTGCGGAAGCGGCGCCGGCTGCTCAGCATCATCGTGGTGCTGGTGGTGACCTTTGCCCTGTGCTGGATGCCCTACCACCTGGTGAAGACGCTGTACATGCTGGGCAGCCTGCTGCACTGGCCCTGTGACTTTGACCTCTTCCTCATGAACATCTTCCCCTACTGCACCTGCATCAGCTACATCAACAGCTGCCTCAACCCCTTCCTCTATGCCTTTTTCGACCCCCGCTTCCGCCAGGCCTGCACCTCCATGCTCTGCTGTGGCCAGAGCAGGTGTGCGGGCACCTCCCACAGCAGCAGTGGGGAGAAGTCAGCCAGCTACTCTTCGGGGCACAGCCAGGGGCCCGGCCCCAACATGGGCAAGGGTGGAGAACAGATGCACGAGAAATCCATCCCCTACAGCCAGGAGACCCTTGTGGTTGACTAG